A region from the Oceanidesulfovibrio marinus genome encodes:
- a CDS encoding MarR family winged helix-turn-helix transcriptional regulator, translating into MTTHRPREQSFGRWISLLHRDFITYVTREYEHLGIGPGQFLLLAELYIEDGLSQEELTERARIDKANTARGLGRLEREGYVRRERDQADRRVNRVFLTPKAMTVQDEFSAVLNRWTEILTAGFSDDERVAMLDGLQRLARNADANVRGAREES; encoded by the coding sequence ATGACCACGCATCGACCACGCGAGCAATCTTTCGGCCGGTGGATATCCTTGCTGCACCGCGACTTCATTACCTACGTGACCAGGGAGTACGAGCACCTGGGCATCGGCCCGGGCCAGTTCCTGCTGCTGGCCGAGCTCTACATCGAGGATGGCCTGAGCCAGGAGGAGCTGACCGAGCGCGCGCGCATCGACAAGGCCAACACGGCCCGCGGCCTGGGACGGCTGGAGCGCGAGGGCTACGTGCGCCGGGAACGCGACCAGGCCGACAGGCGGGTGAACCGCGTCTTCCTTACGCCCAAGGCCATGACTGTGCAGGACGAGTTTTCGGCCGTGCTGAACCGCTGGACCGAGATTCTGACAGCAGGTTTTTCCGATGACGAGAGGGTCGCGATGCTTGACGGGTTGCAACGGCTGGCGCGCAATGCCGACGCCAACGTGCGTGGAGCAAGGGAGGAGTCGTAA
- a CDS encoding MFS transporter has protein sequence MSRGLKPTILSISLITVMSGAAVAPALGEIGRAFPQADETLIKLVLTLASVMIIPFNFISGRICDRWGKRRTLLLGLAVYLVGGMGGGLASSIWTLLGTRVVLGMGVGLIMPISTALVGDFYEGEERIRTMGQLSASSNLGGIVAMVLSGWLASLSWRYSFGVYGFALGTGLLVFFLLPEPKSDGRPGGGFKNLPLAVYLNGAAVLLLMLVFYSIPTNMALFLQANHIGEARLSGMVIALITASGFVAGLVLSRVHGLVGRWMVTAMLACMAGGFWLLSAAASLAPVVAGVVLIGFSYGSLFPLILVSITGAVPRHRTVLAMAVASSCLFLGQFISPLVLDGLGAIMGTASPRQSFHLCALGITAAMVAAFVISFRTPAQSNPE, from the coding sequence ATGTCGCGGGGGCTCAAACCAACCATTCTGTCCATCTCGCTGATCACGGTGATGTCCGGCGCGGCCGTGGCCCCGGCCCTGGGGGAGATCGGCCGGGCCTTTCCCCAGGCGGACGAGACGCTGATCAAGCTCGTGCTCACCCTGGCCTCGGTCATGATCATTCCGTTCAACTTCATCTCCGGCCGCATCTGCGACCGCTGGGGCAAGCGGCGGACCCTGCTCCTGGGGCTGGCGGTCTACCTGGTGGGTGGCATGGGCGGTGGTCTGGCCTCCTCCATATGGACGCTGCTCGGCACGCGGGTGGTACTCGGCATGGGCGTGGGCCTGATCATGCCCATCTCCACGGCCCTGGTGGGCGACTTCTATGAGGGCGAGGAGCGCATCCGCACCATGGGCCAGCTCTCGGCCTCGTCCAACCTGGGCGGCATCGTCGCCATGGTCCTGTCCGGCTGGCTGGCTTCGCTCTCCTGGCGCTACTCCTTTGGTGTCTACGGCTTCGCCCTGGGCACGGGGCTGCTCGTCTTCTTCCTCCTGCCGGAGCCCAAGAGCGACGGCCGGCCCGGCGGCGGCTTCAAGAACCTGCCCCTGGCCGTGTACCTGAACGGCGCGGCCGTGTTGCTGCTGATGCTCGTGTTCTACAGCATCCCCACCAACATGGCGCTTTTCCTCCAGGCCAACCACATCGGCGAGGCCAGGCTTTCCGGCATGGTCATCGCCCTGATCACGGCGTCCGGCTTCGTGGCGGGCCTCGTGCTCTCTCGGGTCCATGGCCTTGTCGGCAGGTGGATGGTCACGGCCATGCTCGCGTGCATGGCCGGCGGCTTCTGGCTGCTCAGCGCAGCGGCGAGCCTGGCGCCCGTGGTGGCCGGCGTGGTCTTGATCGGCTTCAGCTACGGCTCGCTCTTCCCGCTCATCCTGGTGTCCATCACCGGCGCTGTGCCGCGCCATCGCACCGTGCTGGCCATGGCCGTGGCGAGCAGCTGCCTGTTCCTTGGGCAGTTCATCTCGCCCCTGGTGCTGGATGGCCTGGGCGCGATCATGGGGACGGCGTCGCCCCGACAGTCCTTCCACCTGTGCGCTCTGGGAATTACCGCGGCAATGGTCGCGGCCTTTGTCATATCGTTTCGCACACCTGCACAGTCCAACCCGGAGTGA
- a CDS encoding HD domain-containing protein codes for MTMDASHALEAVRREAADEPGQAGTPWLAAARAMDLYLALRLGEAVSEPSAKAQRSVSGGDDSTEKSNFLDVEGPPAHVAVVALGGYGRKELCPHSDVDILLLVDDELYREAEEVERIAGYILLPLWDAGFDVGHGVRTVRQCVDLAQEDLPAAMAHMDARFIAGGRALFDRLKKELGADMARRRGGLAAALREAAAIRADEYGDVAALLEPELKHGRGGLRDLQTMVWLDSLHAWANGDSVGAAVAGTVAVSLFSDADLAELDEARKALLRARCAVQRRTRGKRNRIILEEAPDYARSCGIETEDQAVAGEEFIHMVHAAAYVVRAGWAQFWRAWDGDPLPALPSCDSAWDMLSEVVRSGVPLGLAGRRAVRRALAAMQPKNAQLWDAAERIPRMLLEKHGLLFAQECLETGFLTAVYPEFGCMQNLVQYDGFHVHTQGRHALETVRTMRDLLRVEADDEPPVEGASGRWLAELSARALEMCSAEELVSASLFHDVGKPQADHEAAGEHIVARVLTRQGAPYGEIERVGFLVANHLLLSLTALKEDLSEESVIAKVAGIVESRERLAALTLLTIADARATGPTAWNAWLARLLCELVEKVDHMLAVGPLAAPHAAQALMNARDRVRRQARGRFEAAEVERWLDKLPPRYLLTRDASEIVTHMEEIGRLIADQEEDIRRKPSGRGGLGVNRILTRAMGAGLYEVTLFARDAPGLFATFTGAMALQQLSLHAADVFTLGDGTAVDIFTVGGLPDALYPEEVFKRLSMHIREASAGRLDLAYRIAERRASPLAPAEPSHIACSARPRRDLSAVYTVIEATAPARYGVVYDMACALRDAGLDVCQAKIALRGPELTVTFQVREQAGGLLGDDRAEAAAAAVCEASGDGEEDEESAAKSGGTS; via the coding sequence ATGACCATGGATGCGAGCCACGCCCTGGAGGCGGTGCGCCGGGAAGCCGCAGACGAACCGGGGCAAGCGGGAACCCCCTGGCTGGCGGCGGCTCGCGCCATGGATCTCTATCTTGCGCTGCGTCTTGGCGAGGCGGTCTCAGAACCGTCCGCCAAGGCGCAGCGTTCTGTTTCCGGCGGGGACGATTCCACAGAGAAGTCCAATTTTCTGGACGTTGAAGGGCCTCCGGCGCACGTGGCGGTGGTCGCCCTGGGCGGCTACGGTCGCAAAGAGCTCTGCCCGCACTCGGACGTGGACATCCTGCTGCTTGTGGATGACGAGCTCTACCGCGAGGCCGAAGAGGTGGAGCGCATCGCCGGCTACATTCTGCTGCCGCTGTGGGACGCCGGGTTCGATGTCGGCCACGGCGTGCGCACCGTGCGGCAGTGCGTGGATCTCGCACAGGAGGACCTGCCCGCGGCCATGGCCCACATGGATGCGCGGTTTATCGCCGGCGGCAGGGCGCTTTTCGACAGATTGAAGAAGGAGCTCGGCGCGGACATGGCGCGCCGCCGCGGCGGTCTGGCCGCCGCCTTGCGGGAAGCCGCGGCCATTCGTGCGGACGAGTACGGCGATGTGGCGGCGCTGCTGGAGCCGGAGCTCAAGCACGGCCGGGGCGGACTGCGCGACCTCCAGACCATGGTTTGGCTCGATTCGCTGCATGCCTGGGCCAATGGCGACTCGGTCGGAGCCGCCGTCGCGGGCACTGTCGCGGTCTCGCTGTTCAGCGACGCCGACCTGGCCGAGCTGGACGAGGCGCGAAAGGCATTGCTCCGGGCGCGCTGCGCCGTGCAGCGCCGCACCCGCGGCAAGCGCAACCGGATCATTCTGGAGGAAGCGCCCGACTATGCACGAAGCTGCGGCATCGAAACCGAAGACCAGGCCGTGGCCGGGGAAGAATTCATCCACATGGTCCATGCGGCGGCGTACGTGGTTCGGGCCGGCTGGGCGCAGTTCTGGCGCGCCTGGGATGGTGATCCACTGCCTGCGCTGCCGTCGTGCGATTCGGCCTGGGACATGCTGTCCGAGGTGGTGCGCAGCGGCGTACCCCTGGGGCTGGCGGGCCGCCGGGCAGTCCGGCGCGCGCTGGCCGCCATGCAGCCTAAAAACGCCCAGCTCTGGGATGCGGCCGAGCGGATTCCGCGCATGCTGCTGGAAAAGCACGGCCTGCTCTTTGCCCAGGAGTGTCTGGAAACCGGCTTCCTTACGGCGGTTTATCCGGAGTTCGGGTGCATGCAGAACCTCGTGCAGTACGACGGTTTTCATGTGCACACACAGGGACGCCACGCCCTGGAGACGGTGCGGACCATGCGCGATCTGCTGCGGGTCGAGGCTGATGATGAGCCTCCGGTTGAGGGCGCTTCCGGCCGGTGGCTGGCGGAGCTGTCGGCCAGGGCGCTGGAGATGTGCAGCGCCGAGGAGCTGGTCTCCGCCTCGTTGTTCCACGACGTGGGCAAGCCGCAGGCCGACCACGAGGCTGCCGGGGAACACATCGTGGCCAGGGTGCTGACGCGCCAGGGTGCGCCCTACGGCGAGATCGAACGCGTGGGCTTTCTGGTGGCCAACCATCTGCTGCTCTCGCTCACGGCGCTCAAGGAGGACCTCTCCGAAGAGTCGGTCATCGCCAAGGTCGCCGGCATCGTGGAGAGCCGCGAACGGCTCGCCGCTCTGACCCTGCTGACCATTGCCGACGCCCGGGCCACGGGCCCCACCGCCTGGAACGCCTGGCTGGCGCGCCTTTTGTGCGAGCTGGTGGAAAAGGTGGACCACATGCTGGCCGTAGGGCCGCTGGCAGCGCCGCATGCCGCCCAGGCACTGATGAACGCGCGCGACAGGGTCCGCCGGCAGGCGCGGGGCCGCTTCGAAGCGGCGGAGGTGGAGCGCTGGCTGGACAAACTGCCGCCGCGATATCTGCTCACGCGGGATGCGTCCGAGATCGTTACGCACATGGAGGAGATCGGCAGGCTCATAGCCGACCAGGAGGAAGACATCCGGCGCAAGCCCTCCGGACGCGGCGGCCTGGGCGTGAACCGCATCCTGACGCGAGCCATGGGCGCCGGGCTCTACGAGGTGACATTGTTTGCGCGGGACGCGCCCGGCCTCTTCGCCACGTTCACCGGAGCCATGGCCCTGCAGCAGCTCAGCCTGCACGCCGCAGACGTCTTCACCCTGGGAGACGGCACGGCCGTGGACATCTTCACCGTGGGGGGCCTGCCGGACGCGCTGTACCCCGAAGAGGTCTTCAAGCGTTTGTCCATGCACATCCGTGAAGCCTCGGCCGGCCGGCTTGACCTGGCCTACCGCATAGCGGAGCGCCGGGCCTCGCCCCTGGCTCCGGCCGAGCCGTCGCACATTGCGTGCTCGGCCAGGCCGCGGCGCGATCTGTCCGCAGTGTACACGGTCATCGAGGCCACGGCGCCGGCGCGGTACGGCGTGGTCTACGATATGGCCTGCGCCCTGCGCGACGCCGGGCTGGACGTATGCCAAGCCAAGATAGCCCTGCGCGGGCCGGAGCTGACCGTGACGTTCCAGGTGCGGGAGCAGGCCGGCGGGCTGCTCGGCGATGACCGGGCCGAGGCCGCGGCAGCAGCGGTGTGCGAGGCGTCCGGCGATGGGGAGGAGGACGAGGAGTCGGCCGCGAAAAGCGGCGGAACGTCCTGA
- a CDS encoding P-II family nitrogen regulator: MKLVIAYIRPESLTDVKQALYAKQFYGMSVTNILGSGRQKGFTETYRGVVMEVNLLKKVRLELAVSEAKVDDAVQAIMGAAKTGREGDGVILVQDVEQSYRVRTGEENLS; encoded by the coding sequence ATGAAGCTCGTCATCGCATATATCAGGCCCGAGAGCCTGACAGACGTCAAGCAGGCGCTGTACGCCAAGCAGTTCTACGGCATGTCCGTTACCAATATCCTCGGTTCCGGCCGCCAGAAAGGCTTCACCGAGACCTATCGCGGCGTTGTCATGGAAGTGAACCTGCTCAAGAAGGTACGCCTGGAGCTCGCTGTCTCCGAGGCCAAGGTCGACGATGCGGTTCAGGCCATCATGGGCGCCGCCAAGACCGGCCGTGAAGGCGACGGCGTTATCCTGGTCCAGGATGTGGAGCAGTCCTACCGCGTCCGCACCGGCGAGGAAAACCTGAGCTAA
- a CDS encoding DNA integrity scanning protein DisA nucleotide-binding domain protein, translating to MPHSSFENLILYHILDGLADGLSHYSGPSRAAVVFRVREDDPLRVCDPQFLLDGHEPKLGQYFLGSEKWRGVGRPLQPGFVEEINDPDFDPVGLITYAGRSESCAFQMWFTEHHPDLCCAGPTRRWLEHAVGLVSQHFATRGIMCPDTSGYLVREYSAHAVRDFIVDERNRIMGWDTRLRIYPALDAVLGISKTMEEGQWPRGRLVFVEPSLVRTTHFMARFPSMEQPRMSNFKHVRKLLQVTEDLSCHLVSDGVNVVGVSNGRIPRAALVADYHGGYGYLHMDGTLVCSFADGRFSSSTRRAKLVHLEEILLESRLDQSSRYMLFQIVQSIVHDAQDTKHGCTIVIDLGVEPLTLAGQHMDVPLDLVKDYNLDLAKSLARVDGALHIGADLKLHGFGCLLDGHTVPGENRARGARFNSSLRFTAENPDMVAVVVSSDRPTSIMQHGVELTAVCEWRPLAGQLMKPPLLEDWVAG from the coding sequence GTGCCCCACTCTTCCTTCGAGAACCTCATCCTCTACCACATCCTGGACGGGCTGGCGGATGGACTTTCCCACTACTCCGGCCCCAGCCGCGCCGCCGTGGTCTTCCGTGTGCGCGAGGACGATCCGCTGCGGGTGTGCGATCCCCAGTTTCTGCTCGACGGGCATGAGCCCAAGCTGGGCCAGTACTTCCTGGGCTCCGAAAAATGGCGCGGCGTGGGCAGGCCGCTGCAGCCCGGCTTTGTGGAAGAGATCAACGATCCGGACTTCGATCCCGTGGGACTCATCACCTACGCGGGCCGGTCTGAGTCCTGCGCCTTTCAGATGTGGTTTACGGAGCACCACCCGGATCTGTGTTGCGCCGGCCCCACCCGCCGCTGGCTGGAGCACGCGGTAGGGCTGGTCTCGCAGCACTTTGCCACGCGCGGCATCATGTGTCCGGACACCTCCGGCTACCTGGTGCGCGAGTACTCGGCCCACGCCGTGCGCGATTTCATCGTGGACGAACGCAACCGTATCATGGGCTGGGACACGCGGCTGCGCATCTACCCCGCGCTCGATGCGGTCCTTGGCATCTCCAAAACAATGGAGGAAGGGCAATGGCCACGCGGCCGGCTGGTGTTCGTGGAGCCCTCCCTGGTGCGCACCACGCACTTCATGGCGCGCTTTCCCAGCATGGAGCAGCCGCGGATGTCCAACTTCAAGCACGTGCGCAAGCTGCTGCAGGTGACGGAAGACCTCTCCTGCCACCTGGTCTCGGACGGGGTCAACGTGGTGGGCGTCTCCAACGGACGCATCCCACGCGCTGCCCTGGTGGCGGACTACCACGGCGGGTACGGCTATCTGCACATGGACGGCACGCTGGTCTGCAGCTTTGCCGACGGCCGGTTCTCCTCCTCCACGCGGCGGGCCAAGCTGGTGCATCTGGAGGAAATTCTGCTGGAGTCCCGCCTGGACCAGAGCTCGCGCTACATGCTGTTCCAGATCGTGCAGAGCATCGTGCACGACGCGCAGGACACCAAGCACGGCTGCACCATCGTCATCGATCTGGGGGTGGAGCCCCTGACCCTGGCCGGGCAGCACATGGATGTGCCCCTGGACCTGGTGAAGGACTACAACCTGGACCTTGCCAAGTCCCTGGCGCGGGTGGACGGCGCGTTGCACATCGGCGCGGACCTCAAGCTGCACGGCTTCGGCTGCCTGCTGGATGGTCACACCGTGCCTGGCGAGAACCGTGCACGGGGAGCGCGGTTCAACTCCTCCCTGCGCTTCACGGCCGAGAACCCGGACATGGTGGCCGTGGTGGTCTCCTCGGACCGGCCGACCTCCATCATGCAGCACGGGGTGGAGCTCACCGCCGTGTGCGAGTGGCGTCCCTTGGCCGGGCAGCTTATGAAGCCCCCGCTGCTGGAAGACTGGGTGGCAGGGTAG
- a CDS encoding class I SAM-dependent methyltransferase gives MNKDIAGITRATIEALVPIRGVRVLEIGCGDGRITGQLAPEPSLLAGVEPCADQAAIAGRIEGACVAAAAAEHLPFADNAFDTVLFTLSLHHAESAKALAEAARVTRHGGAIIAVEPHPHGTVQLLSHIFEDEGWRLERGRRALDDSEALAAAGMRVVLERAFTAHWEFADFQELCDYQFEYFDMPQSEELVQAMLDFLGPDCAGQRPLILEDLLVAAVLEV, from the coding sequence ATGAACAAAGACATTGCAGGAATCACACGCGCTACCATCGAGGCCCTTGTCCCCATCCGCGGCGTCCGCGTGCTGGAGATCGGTTGCGGCGACGGCCGCATTACCGGACAGCTTGCGCCGGAGCCATCCCTGCTGGCTGGCGTGGAGCCCTGCGCGGACCAGGCGGCCATCGCCGGGCGCATCGAGGGCGCATGCGTCGCGGCGGCCGCGGCCGAGCACCTGCCTTTTGCCGACAATGCCTTCGATACCGTGCTCTTCACCCTGTCGCTGCACCACGCGGAATCTGCGAAAGCTTTAGCAGAGGCGGCGCGGGTGACCCGGCATGGCGGCGCGATCATCGCCGTGGAGCCCCATCCGCACGGCACGGTGCAGCTGCTCTCCCATATTTTCGAAGACGAAGGCTGGCGACTGGAGCGAGGCCGCCGCGCCCTGGACGACAGCGAGGCTCTGGCCGCCGCCGGGATGCGAGTCGTTCTGGAGCGGGCCTTTACCGCGCATTGGGAGTTCGCGGACTTCCAGGAGCTCTGCGACTACCAGTTTGAGTACTTCGACATGCCGCAATCCGAAGAGCTGGTGCAAGCGATGCTGGACTTTCTCGGCCCGGACTGCGCCGGGCAACGGCCCCTCATTCTGGAGGATCTGCTCGTGGCCGCCGTGCTTGAGGTGTAA
- a CDS encoding HAD family hydrolase, with protein MNRTIDQPRPLPGAWRQSLFEETMHLDALILLPGPAEDETSPPWLTPIQGRTLLEDTVWNLSRHGIRRLFLAAGSGGADLTAHLGNLFPDVNFVDLAVDGLSAALDATKGRITKSFVLADGRALFDCNYLGLELLRKEHCAAAVVALPTSTPSHPVLLGDGGIPSIFGEGAPGPVAMDSGLCVLERDAVVDDAPETVTALLRKLSSTGRLQGVVLQGFHLDMRLPGDLATAEKQLAQWRVKPAVFLDRDGVLNEDHGYVHTPEDFAWITNAPLAVKALNDSGVLVIVLTNQSGVARGYFTEDEFREFTGWIDAQLAEHGAHVDATYHCPHHPEHGEPPYRATCDCRKPLPGLIDQAVAQWSIALNKSTLIGDSDRDLEAAAARDIPALRFEGGDLLNFVRKHDLA; from the coding sequence ATGAATAGGACCATAGACCAACCGCGCCCGCTGCCCGGAGCGTGGCGGCAATCACTGTTCGAGGAAACCATGCACCTGGACGCCCTCATCCTGCTTCCCGGTCCGGCCGAAGACGAGACCTCGCCTCCCTGGCTGACGCCCATACAGGGCCGCACCCTTCTGGAGGACACGGTCTGGAACCTTTCGAGGCACGGCATCCGCCGGCTCTTTCTGGCGGCCGGCAGCGGGGGAGCGGACCTTACCGCCCATCTTGGCAACCTCTTTCCGGATGTGAATTTCGTGGATCTGGCCGTGGACGGCCTTTCCGCCGCCCTGGACGCGACAAAGGGGCGCATCACCAAGTCCTTTGTGCTTGCGGACGGCCGCGCGCTCTTCGACTGCAACTACCTCGGCCTCGAGCTCCTGCGCAAAGAGCACTGCGCGGCCGCCGTCGTTGCCCTGCCCACGAGCACACCGTCCCACCCGGTCCTGCTGGGCGATGGCGGCATTCCTTCCATATTCGGCGAAGGCGCGCCAGGCCCGGTCGCCATGGACTCCGGCCTCTGCGTGCTGGAGCGCGACGCCGTTGTGGACGATGCACCGGAGACCGTGACGGCGCTGCTCAGAAAGCTTTCTTCCACCGGCAGGCTGCAGGGCGTCGTCCTGCAGGGCTTCCACCTGGACATGCGCCTGCCCGGCGACCTGGCCACGGCCGAAAAACAGCTGGCGCAATGGCGCGTCAAACCAGCCGTTTTCCTGGATCGCGATGGCGTGCTCAACGAGGACCACGGCTACGTGCACACTCCCGAAGATTTTGCCTGGATCACCAACGCGCCCCTGGCCGTGAAGGCGCTCAACGACAGCGGCGTCCTGGTCATCGTGCTCACCAACCAGTCCGGCGTCGCCCGCGGCTACTTCACCGAGGACGAGTTCCGCGAGTTCACCGGCTGGATCGACGCACAGCTCGCCGAGCACGGGGCCCACGTGGACGCCACCTATCACTGCCCGCACCACCCGGAGCACGGCGAACCGCCCTATCGCGCCACGTGCGATTGCCGCAAGCCGTTGCCCGGTCTCATCGACCAGGCCGTGGCCCAGTGGTCCATCGCCTTGAATAAAAGTACGTTGATCGGGGACTCCGACCGTGACCTGGAGGCCGCGGCGGCGCGGGATATCCCAGCGCTGCGCTTCGAAGGTGGCGACCTGCTCAACTTCGTCAGAAAGCACGACCTGGCGTAG
- a CDS encoding P-II family nitrogen regulator: MKKIEIITRPHKLDEVKDALTKLGIKGLSVSEIKGFGRQRGHKEVYRGAEYQVDFVPKVRIEVVVEDDLVRGVLEEVQKVARTGKVGDGKIFVSPIEEVVRIRTGETGESAI; encoded by the coding sequence ATGAAAAAGATTGAGATCATCACGAGGCCGCACAAGCTCGACGAGGTGAAGGACGCGCTGACCAAGCTGGGCATCAAGGGCCTTTCGGTCAGCGAGATCAAGGGATTCGGCCGCCAGCGCGGCCACAAGGAGGTCTACCGCGGTGCCGAGTACCAGGTGGACTTCGTTCCCAAGGTGCGCATCGAGGTCGTTGTTGAGGACGATCTGGTGCGCGGCGTGCTGGAAGAAGTACAGAAGGTGGCGCGCACGGGCAAGGTCGGCGACGGCAAGATCTTTGTCTCGCCCATCGAAGAGGTGGTGCGCATCCGCACCGGCGAGACGGGCGAGTCCGCCATCTAG
- a CDS encoding ammonium transporter translates to MNAADNAFILVSAALVMFMTPGLALFYAGLVRSKNVLGTIMQSFIMLGLVSVIWAVVGYSLAFGTDIGGVIGGLNFSFLNGVGMDVVNSPASNLPHMTFMIFQCMFAVITPALITGAFAERMKFGAFMVFAILWVILVYCPMAHWVWGGGWMGEMGALDFAGGAVVHMSSGAAALAAALCLGPRKGYGKEPIIPHNLPMTVTGAAILWFGWFGFNAGSALAADGLAASAFVATHMAAAAAALSWIVVEWMHHGKPTTLGAASGVLAGLVAITPAAGFVGPMSAIIIGLAAGVICYLGVLLKSKLGYDDSLDVVGIHGIGGTWGAFATGLFASVGAEGLFFGNPAQLWIQVVSIVATWLFCFIMSYALFKIVDAIIGLRVDPESEESGLDVSEHSETGYQL, encoded by the coding sequence ATGAATGCAGCCGACAATGCCTTCATCCTGGTGAGCGCGGCCCTCGTCATGTTCATGACGCCAGGCCTTGCCTTGTTCTACGCCGGACTCGTTCGCAGCAAGAACGTCCTCGGAACCATCATGCAGTCTTTCATCATGCTCGGCCTGGTCTCCGTGATCTGGGCCGTGGTGGGCTACTCGCTCGCCTTTGGCACGGACATCGGCGGCGTCATCGGAGGGTTGAACTTCTCCTTCCTCAACGGCGTCGGCATGGACGTGGTCAACTCACCGGCAAGCAATCTGCCCCACATGACCTTCATGATCTTCCAGTGCATGTTCGCGGTTATCACGCCCGCGCTCATCACCGGCGCCTTTGCCGAGCGTATGAAGTTCGGCGCGTTCATGGTCTTCGCCATCCTCTGGGTCATTCTGGTATACTGCCCCATGGCGCACTGGGTCTGGGGCGGCGGCTGGATGGGCGAGATGGGCGCGCTCGACTTTGCCGGCGGCGCCGTGGTGCACATGAGCTCCGGTGCGGCGGCCCTTGCCGCGGCTCTGTGCCTTGGACCGCGGAAAGGCTACGGCAAGGAGCCCATCATTCCCCACAACCTGCCCATGACCGTCACCGGCGCGGCTATCCTCTGGTTCGGCTGGTTCGGCTTCAACGCGGGTAGCGCTCTGGCCGCCGACGGTCTGGCCGCCAGCGCCTTCGTGGCCACGCACATGGCTGCGGCAGCCGCGGCCCTGAGCTGGATCGTGGTGGAGTGGATGCACCATGGCAAGCCCACCACCCTGGGCGCCGCATCCGGCGTGCTGGCCGGCCTGGTGGCCATCACCCCGGCCGCCGGCTTCGTAGGCCCCATGAGCGCTATCATCATCGGCCTGGCCGCGGGCGTCATCTGCTACCTGGGCGTTCTGCTCAAGTCCAAATTGGGGTATGACGATTCCCTGGACGTGGTCGGCATCCACGGCATCGGCGGAACCTGGGGCGCCTTCGCCACCGGTCTGTTCGCCTCCGTGGGGGCCGAGGGCCTGTTCTTCGGCAACCCTGCCCAGCTCTGGATTCAGGTCGTGTCCATTGTGGCCACCTGGCTCTTCTGCTTCATCATGAGCTACGCGCTCTTCAAGATCGTGGATGCGATCATCGGCCTGCGCGTCGACCCCGAGTCCGAGGAATCCGGCCTTGACGTGAGCGAGCACAGCGAGACAGGATACCAGCTGTAA
- a CDS encoding MFS transporter: MRRSRLLIIIFVTISTFSAIYAPQPLLAHLAKAFQVDAAHASLITTATLLPLGVAPLFYGLLLESVPAERVLVVAVGLLGFSSLGLAAAESYRVFMVFRLVQGLCAPAVLTCCMTLVASAGDTSAETLRRSMSIYIAATIFGGFFGRFMAGAVSTLLDWRVAFLGLGATLLCGALLVTGLRADTSAAYTRIKPGTLLQVLRLPGFLRIYAIVFCVFFVFASLLNFLPFRLSQLGGGVSELRIGAMYAGYLVGIVVSLMAPRTVRALGNEMRAVLLGLAVFLCVTPVFAVAGAGLSFAAMFVFCGGMFQVHSTAPGLLQRMAGSHRGVVNGLYLSFYYVGGALGTSAPGLVYEHFGWETFVLMLAGVLAFALILAVSLLGLGKTAKTALPVAEQASPPV; encoded by the coding sequence ATGCGGCGCAGCAGACTGCTCATCATCATTTTCGTCACGATTTCCACCTTCTCCGCCATCTACGCTCCGCAACCGCTACTGGCGCACTTGGCCAAGGCGTTCCAGGTAGACGCGGCGCACGCCTCGCTCATTACCACAGCCACGCTGCTCCCCCTGGGTGTGGCGCCGCTCTTCTACGGCCTGCTGCTGGAGTCCGTGCCGGCGGAGCGCGTGCTGGTGGTGGCCGTGGGGCTGCTCGGGTTTTCGTCGCTGGGCCTTGCGGCCGCGGAGTCCTACAGAGTGTTCATGGTCTTCCGGCTGGTGCAGGGGCTTTGCGCTCCGGCCGTGCTCACCTGCTGCATGACTCTGGTGGCCAGCGCCGGCGACACGTCGGCCGAGACGCTCCGGCGATCCATGTCCATCTACATTGCGGCGACCATTTTCGGCGGCTTCTTCGGCCGGTTCATGGCCGGAGCGGTGTCTACATTGTTGGACTGGAGGGTGGCCTTCCTGGGGCTCGGGGCTACCCTGCTGTGCGGCGCGCTGCTGGTAACGGGCCTGCGCGCCGATACAAGCGCGGCCTACACGCGCATCAAGCCGGGAACGCTGCTCCAGGTGTTGCGTTTGCCCGGTTTCCTGCGGATCTACGCCATCGTGTTCTGCGTGTTCTTCGTCTTTGCCTCGCTGCTCAACTTCCTGCCGTTCCGGCTCAGTCAGCTTGGCGGCGGCGTGTCCGAGCTGCGCATCGGCGCCATGTACGCGGGCTACCTGGTGGGCATCGTGGTCTCGCTGATGGCTCCGCGCACGGTGCGAGCCCTGGGCAACGAGATGCGCGCGGTGTTGCTGGGCCTCGCGGTCTTCCTGTGCGTCACGCCCGTGTTCGCCGTGGCCGGGGCCGGGCTCTCCTTTGCGGCCATGTTCGTGTTCTGCGGCGGCATGTTCCAGGTGCACTCCACGGCGCCGGGCCTGCTGCAGCGCATGGCCGGCAGCCACCGCGGGGTGGTGAACGGGCTGTACCTCTCCTTCTACTACGTGGGCGGCGCGCTGGGCACCTCGGCGCCGGGCCTTGTGTACGAGCACTTCGGCTGGGAGACGTTCGTGCTGATGCTGGCGGGCGTGCTGGCGTTCGCGCTGATTCTGGCCGTCAGTTTGCTGGGGCTCGGAAAAACGGCAAAGACGGCGCTGCCGGTCGCGGAGCAGGCGTCGCCGCCAGTCTAA